The following are encoded in a window of Pseudomonas sp. JQ170C genomic DNA:
- a CDS encoding aminotransferase-like domain-containing protein: protein MNSPRKTTRIGQLVEHFSQLIDQGKLTPGSRLPSIRAAAKAFEVSTFSVVQAYDRLVALSYVEVRRGAGFFVAKTSASVEQQRSVAPLRDVYWLLDDGFNPDADALQPGSGGVPDAWLDEAGLRLAMRSLGRGTGFIAGYGESHGVLALRQWLQRHLGERGVPARCEHIVLTHGASQALNMVINTLLRPGDCVLVDDPGYINLLANLRDHKVKIVGVPWTPQGPDVEKLGELLNHHRPKAFFTNPWLQNPTGASYSPAVAHRVLQLADAHDCWIVEDDVHGQLVQNNQPPLAALDNLQRVIYIGSVSKDMAPSLRVGYVTAEPAVAEALLHYKMTTGLYSSQLCEHLALQMLNDGNQRKRCQKLRDRLLQAQVFARQQLKQIGWQCWAPIAPAPYLWIGSGQEDFDPVALTRAGLKQNILLSPGCIFRPDLEASPWLRFNAALGEDPAVWSFLAKSTIAAG from the coding sequence ATGAATTCGCCTCGGAAAACAACGCGTATCGGTCAGTTGGTGGAGCACTTTTCTCAGTTGATCGACCAAGGCAAACTGACGCCGGGCAGCCGTTTGCCCTCCATTCGCGCTGCCGCCAAGGCGTTTGAAGTCAGTACGTTCAGCGTGGTGCAGGCTTACGATCGCCTGGTCGCATTGAGTTATGTCGAGGTGCGCAGAGGAGCAGGCTTTTTTGTCGCCAAGACCTCGGCGAGTGTCGAGCAGCAACGTAGCGTGGCCCCCTTGAGGGATGTCTATTGGCTGCTCGATGATGGGTTCAATCCAGATGCCGATGCCCTGCAACCGGGTAGCGGTGGCGTTCCCGATGCCTGGCTGGATGAGGCGGGCTTGCGTCTGGCCATGCGCAGCCTTGGTCGTGGCACTGGATTCATTGCCGGGTATGGCGAGTCTCATGGGGTCCTGGCACTGCGGCAATGGTTGCAGCGTCACCTGGGGGAGCGAGGCGTACCTGCCAGGTGCGAGCACATCGTGCTGACGCATGGCGCCAGCCAGGCGCTCAACATGGTGATTAACACCCTGCTGCGACCAGGTGATTGTGTGCTGGTGGACGACCCGGGCTACATCAACCTGCTGGCCAATCTGCGCGACCACAAGGTCAAGATCGTTGGAGTGCCCTGGACGCCACAAGGGCCGGATGTGGAGAAGCTTGGCGAGCTGCTGAACCACCATCGACCCAAGGCTTTTTTCACCAACCCCTGGCTGCAAAACCCTACCGGTGCCAGTTACAGCCCTGCAGTGGCCCATCGCGTCCTGCAACTGGCCGATGCGCATGATTGCTGGATTGTCGAAGATGACGTGCATGGCCAGCTGGTACAGAACAATCAGCCACCCCTGGCGGCCCTGGACAACCTGCAACGGGTTATTTATATCGGCAGCGTTTCCAAAGACATGGCGCCGTCCCTGCGGGTTGGCTACGTCACTGCAGAGCCGGCAGTGGCCGAAGCCTTGTTGCACTACAAGATGACGACCGGGCTCTACAGTTCGCAGCTTTGCGAACACCTCGCCTTGCAAATGCTTAACGATGGCAACCAGCGTAAACGGTGCCAGAAGCTGCGTGACCGGCTGTTGCAGGCTCAAGTGTTTGCCCGCCAGCAACTCAAACAGATCGGCTGGCAATGCTGGGCGCCCATAGCACCTGCGCCGTACCTGTGGATTGGTAGCGGTCAGGAAGACTTCGATCCGGTGGCCCTCACCCGCGCAGGACTCAAGCAGAATATCCTGCTGTCCCCTGGCTGCATCTTCCGCCCGGACTTGGAGGCCTCACCCTGGTTACGCTTCAACGCGGCGTTAGGCGAAGACCCGGCTGTCTGGAGCTTTCTTGCAAAGAGCACAATTGCCGCAGGCTGA
- a CDS encoding TetR/AcrR family transcriptional regulator, whose translation MNNQGDETTMSLESSPKQLPALRKRPTQSRSRALVEAVEQACLRILDEAGEQALTVARIVETSGVAVGSIYQYFPNKDAIVALLYERVLDEESEELLRVRERLVGVPLKSALRDILANIIRVETRLFKLNKAFHLRYHSALHLGMWRGPYHTTGEFIEATWLPLLQLYEQEITTEHPALAAYLLGQGLRSVIRSVLEDMPAQLEHPALLDSLVAMAMGCLRPSAFDAY comes from the coding sequence ATGAACAACCAAGGTGATGAAACCACGATGAGCCTAGAGTCTTCGCCAAAGCAGCTTCCCGCATTACGCAAGCGGCCGACCCAGTCGCGCTCTCGCGCATTGGTCGAAGCCGTGGAGCAGGCGTGCCTGCGAATTCTGGATGAGGCCGGTGAGCAAGCGCTGACCGTCGCCCGCATCGTGGAAACATCAGGGGTCGCCGTCGGCTCGATCTACCAATATTTCCCCAACAAGGACGCGATCGTTGCCTTGCTGTACGAGCGTGTGCTCGACGAGGAATCCGAGGAACTACTTAGGGTGCGCGAGAGGCTGGTTGGCGTGCCATTGAAATCGGCACTGCGCGATATTCTGGCCAACATCATTCGTGTCGAAACTCGCCTGTTCAAATTGAACAAGGCCTTTCACTTGCGTTACCACTCCGCCCTGCACCTGGGGATGTGGCGCGGCCCTTACCACACCACAGGTGAATTCATCGAAGCCACCTGGCTGCCGCTCTTGCAGCTATATGAGCAGGAGATCACCACGGAGCACCCCGCCTTGGCGGCTTACTTGCTCGGACAGGGGTTGCGCAGTGTCATCCGCTCGGTACTGGAGGATATGCCGGCGCAGCTGGAGCATCCGGCCTTGCTCGACAGCCTCGTGGCCATGGCTATGGGTTGCTTGCGACCGTCCGCTTTCGACGCCTATTAA
- the pdxR gene encoding MocR-like pyridoxine biosynthesis transcription factor PdxR: MFKHSQLQSVKAWISDPAHGALSLHVRIQRAIRQLILDGALPAGKSLPASRPLAHSLGVSRDTVEAAYSQLHAEGFIERRVGSGSFVSQRARHLPLRKRQREAVCDGTPQLSRRAMGMLRSGGVDNFQTSRPFAPGVAETRHFPLAIWEKLERQVYKEYGTQALEHSEPQGMASLRSAIADYLNLERGAQASADRVLILTSSQQALGLCAQVLMDADDQVLVEDPLYQGTRKAVGAAGLKCVPVPVDECGMQVEGMGALAPHARAVFLTPSHQYPTGATLSLDRRLLAIEWARQQRAWIIEDDYDSEFHYEGRPTACVQGLDAHDRTLYIGTFTKSLFAGLRIGYLLLPPALVAPMTSARTLQDGHTASIAQLTLARFMEGGHYTAHVRSMRALYAGRRDVLAELVQQHLGAFLAPRIPAGGLQMPCHFVQDLAEDAVVTAARAAGIDLLGLGSLYATPRNDVGVLMGFAAQTPAEMRASVEKLAKVLAGLLT, translated from the coding sequence ATGTTCAAGCACTCACAGTTGCAGTCGGTCAAAGCCTGGATAAGCGATCCCGCTCATGGGGCGTTGTCGCTGCATGTACGTATCCAGCGGGCGATTCGTCAATTGATTCTTGATGGCGCGCTACCGGCCGGAAAGTCGCTACCGGCCTCACGGCCGTTGGCCCATTCCCTGGGTGTCTCGCGGGATACCGTGGAAGCGGCCTACAGCCAGCTGCATGCGGAGGGTTTCATCGAACGCCGCGTGGGCAGTGGAAGCTTCGTGTCGCAACGCGCTCGGCACCTGCCGCTGCGAAAGCGCCAACGCGAGGCTGTCTGCGACGGGACACCTCAACTTAGTCGCAGGGCGATGGGCATGCTCAGGAGCGGGGGCGTGGACAACTTCCAAACGTCACGTCCCTTCGCACCTGGGGTGGCCGAGACCCGGCACTTTCCCCTGGCCATCTGGGAAAAGCTGGAGCGCCAGGTGTACAAGGAATATGGCACCCAGGCCCTGGAGCACAGTGAGCCCCAGGGCATGGCCTCACTGCGCAGTGCAATCGCTGACTACCTCAACCTCGAACGGGGGGCGCAGGCGTCTGCCGATCGGGTGCTGATTCTCACCAGCTCACAGCAGGCGCTAGGCCTGTGCGCCCAGGTACTCATGGATGCGGACGACCAGGTGCTGGTCGAAGACCCGCTCTACCAGGGCACCCGCAAAGCCGTCGGCGCCGCAGGCCTCAAGTGCGTTCCCGTGCCGGTGGATGAATGCGGCATGCAGGTCGAGGGCATGGGCGCGCTGGCCCCCCATGCCAGGGCGGTTTTTCTTACGCCTTCCCACCAATACCCAACCGGCGCGACCTTGTCGCTCGACAGGCGCTTGCTCGCGATCGAATGGGCAAGGCAGCAGCGAGCCTGGATCATCGAAGATGACTACGACAGCGAGTTCCACTACGAAGGCCGGCCGACGGCCTGCGTGCAGGGCCTGGACGCGCATGATCGGACGCTCTACATCGGCACCTTCACCAAGTCGCTGTTCGCCGGGCTGCGTATCGGTTACCTGCTGTTGCCGCCTGCTCTCGTCGCCCCGATGACCAGCGCACGCACGCTGCAGGATGGGCATACGGCGTCCATTGCCCAGCTGACCCTGGCAAGGTTCATGGAAGGCGGGCACTACACGGCTCATGTGCGCAGCATGAGGGCGCTGTATGCCGGGAGACGGGACGTGCTGGCTGAACTGGTGCAACAGCATCTTGGGGCGTTTCTGGCGCCGCGCATTCCGGCCGGGGGGCTGCAGATGCCCTGTCATTTCGTCCAGGACCTGGCGGAGGATGCTGTGGTCACGGCGGCAAGAGCGGCGGGTATCGACCTGCTTGGGCTCGGCAGCTTGTATGCGACGCCGAGGAATGATGTTGGCGTGTTGATGGGGTTCGCGGCGCAGACGCCTGCCGAGATGCGCGCCTCGGTGGAGAAGCTGGCGAAGGTGCTTGCGGGCCTGCTCACGTAG
- a CDS encoding alpha/beta fold hydrolase yields the protein MSRSTRTSETATTTQRSPATSRKRRVRKDVDLPESTQEQALICTAANQTLAGNPLVSVRAADLASSAGYLLKAVGKSPLKAGAHLGGYLKELRGIVGGHSNIAPDPKDKRFADPAWQSNAFLRALLQSYLAGQSELTRFIEATDLAPLEKSRAHFVAALLADAVAPSNSPLTNPAALRKLVDTGGMSLARGARQFGQDMLNNRGLPRQVDSTPFTVGENIATAKGEVVFRNEMFELLQFAPTTEKVYARPLVMSPPQINKYYAIDLSPEKSLIKWIQDSGVNLFVISWRNPTREHRDWGLSDYALCLDQAVDVARRITGSPDVNMWGSCSGGITLAAYLGWLAARGEGHKVVNTSWAVCVLDMPSALDDTTLGLFTTPSALRAAKASSRRKGVLSGQGMARMFAWMRPNDLIWNYWVNNYLLGNKPPAFDILAWNNDTTRLPAQLHADYLDLIQQNPYSNPGTLEIAGESIDMSLVKVGAYVVGGTTDHITPWQGCYGTARLFGEDATYVLSNAGHLQSLVNPPGNPKSFYYAAPAAAQTPETWLQNAGERQQGSWWPHWREWIGQRSGDSLPAPKKLGSRKYPPLCPAPGTYVMER from the coding sequence ATGAGCAGATCCACCCGAACGAGCGAGACCGCAACCACTACCCAACGCTCCCCGGCGACCAGCCGAAAGCGTCGCGTTCGCAAGGATGTCGATCTTCCGGAGAGCACCCAGGAACAAGCGTTGATCTGCACGGCTGCCAACCAGACCCTGGCAGGCAATCCACTGGTCAGCGTGCGCGCAGCGGACCTGGCCAGCTCGGCCGGCTACCTGCTCAAGGCCGTGGGCAAGTCGCCGCTCAAGGCAGGCGCTCATCTGGGTGGCTACCTCAAGGAGTTGCGCGGCATCGTCGGCGGCCATTCCAACATTGCGCCAGACCCGAAGGACAAGCGCTTTGCCGATCCAGCCTGGCAATCCAACGCCTTCCTGCGCGCCCTGCTGCAAAGTTACCTGGCCGGCCAAAGTGAACTGACCCGCTTCATTGAGGCCACCGACCTTGCCCCGCTGGAAAAGAGCCGGGCCCATTTCGTCGCCGCGCTGCTGGCCGATGCAGTGGCACCGAGCAACTCGCCACTGACCAATCCGGCGGCGCTGCGCAAGCTGGTGGACACCGGCGGCATGAGCCTGGCCAGGGGCGCCCGCCAATTCGGCCAGGATATGCTGAACAACCGTGGGCTCCCCCGGCAGGTCGACAGCACGCCGTTCACGGTTGGGGAAAACATCGCCACGGCCAAAGGCGAAGTGGTGTTTCGCAACGAGATGTTCGAGCTGCTGCAGTTCGCGCCCACCACCGAAAAGGTCTATGCCCGGCCCCTGGTGATGTCACCGCCGCAAATCAACAAGTACTACGCCATCGACCTGTCGCCGGAAAAAAGCCTGATCAAGTGGATCCAGGACAGCGGTGTGAACCTCTTCGTCATCAGTTGGCGCAACCCCACCCGCGAACACCGCGACTGGGGCCTGTCCGATTACGCCCTGTGCCTCGACCAGGCGGTGGACGTGGCGCGCAGAATCACCGGTAGCCCGGATGTGAACATGTGGGGCTCCTGCTCGGGCGGTATCACACTGGCAGCTTACCTGGGCTGGCTGGCGGCCCGTGGCGAAGGCCACAAGGTGGTCAACACCAGCTGGGCCGTGTGCGTGCTCGACATGCCGTCGGCGCTGGATGACACCACCCTGGGGCTGTTTACAACGCCGTCCGCCCTGCGTGCGGCCAAGGCCAGCTCCCGGCGCAAGGGCGTGTTGAGCGGCCAGGGCATGGCCCGCATGTTCGCCTGGATGCGGCCCAACGACCTGATCTGGAACTACTGGGTCAACAACTATCTGCTGGGCAATAAACCGCCGGCCTTCGACATCCTGGCGTGGAACAACGACACCACGCGGCTACCCGCCCAGCTGCACGCGGACTACCTCGACCTGATCCAGCAAAACCCCTACAGCAACCCGGGTACCCTGGAGATTGCCGGCGAGTCGATCGACATGAGCCTGGTGAAGGTGGGCGCCTATGTGGTTGGCGGCACCACCGACCACATTACCCCTTGGCAGGGCTGCTACGGCACCGCCCGGTTGTTTGGCGAGGACGCAACCTACGTGCTGTCCAACGCCGGTCACCTGCAGAGCCTGGTGAACCCGCCGGGCAACCCCAAGTCGTTCTACTATGCGGCGCCAGCCGCGGCCCAGACGCCGGAAACCTGGCTGCAGAACGCCGGGGAGCGCCAGCAAGGCAGTTGGTGGCCGCATTGGCGCGAATGGATTGGGCAGCGCTCGGGTGACAGCCTGCCGGCGCCGAAGAAGCTCGGATCGCGCAAGTACCCACCCCTCTGCCCCGCTCCAGGCACTTATGTCATGGAACGTTGA
- a CDS encoding class II aldolase/adducin family protein yields MSTDTLNKDLLARYAPKPGRYALLPELTPHQTVALLCRVLHREGYNDHIAGHITARQDDGTYLANPWELTWGEVTASDIVRLDPQGKVIEGEWNITPAINLHIDVHTARHDVGVVIHNHPQWGSVWSAAGRVPPIYDQTSALVDTDPVLYDEYRGTVEDSERGRAVVDALGTQKWALLANHGVLVVANGIRQAHLCAITLEWRSRLAWHVEMLGGGSPLPASVARATGGRTDENGFPFLWEAMAREEIRRDPTVLE; encoded by the coding sequence ATGTCGACGGACACGCTGAACAAGGATTTGCTGGCCCGCTACGCGCCCAAGCCGGGTCGCTATGCGCTGTTGCCCGAATTGACCCCACACCAGACCGTGGCGCTGCTATGTCGGGTGTTGCATCGGGAGGGGTATAACGATCACATCGCCGGCCATATCACCGCTCGCCAGGACGACGGCACTTACCTGGCCAATCCGTGGGAGCTCACCTGGGGTGAAGTGACGGCCTCGGATATCGTGCGCCTCGATCCGCAAGGGAAGGTGATCGAGGGTGAGTGGAACATAACCCCGGCCATCAACCTGCACATTGATGTACACACCGCCCGGCATGACGTCGGCGTGGTCATCCACAATCATCCGCAGTGGGGATCCGTGTGGTCGGCGGCCGGGCGTGTTCCACCGATCTACGACCAAACGTCCGCCTTGGTTGACACTGACCCGGTGCTCTATGACGAGTATCGGGGCACGGTTGAAGACAGCGAGCGAGGCCGCGCCGTCGTGGATGCTCTCGGTACGCAAAAATGGGCGTTGCTTGCCAACCACGGCGTGCTGGTGGTGGCCAACGGGATTCGCCAGGCTCACTTGTGCGCGATCACGTTGGAGTGGCGCAGCCGCTTGGCCTGGCATGTCGAAATGCTCGGAGGCGGTTCACCGTTGCCCGCCAGCGTCGCGCGCGCAACCGGAGGACGTACAGATGAAAATGGCTTCCCATTCCTGTGGGAAGCCATGGCTCGCGAGGAAATCCGGCGCGATCCCACCGTGCTTGAGTAG
- a CDS encoding methyl-accepting chemotaxis protein, with amino-acid sequence MLRNISIAWRASIGLGLVTALTAALGIFALYQLEDMRESTRQISDDWLPGVMVLSHGAQNIQRIRALTLRIMINRDPQSLEQNYSKIDSLKAETRTAMAQYEKTILIEEDRVMYQSFKTAEAGYMSLQGKVIELSRKDQLDEARNLINGEMNQRADVLSKALADLIELNNRGANAAAANSVEVFNSARSGVIGALLLVALASCAVAIGLIRSIVLPLRQSVQLAETVATGNLTTRIVVVGKDEPAQLIGALATMQANLRDTITSIAESSNQLASAAEELSAVNEDACRGLHQQNGEIEQAATAVNEMTSAAEDVARNASSTADVTRTSDLTAQQGRQQVLRTVDAIAELAGGVTTTASEVENLAGRVRDISQVVDVIRSVAEQTNLLALNAAIEAARAGEAGRGFAVVADEVRSLAHRTQRSTQEIEDLVKAIEGGTELAVNAMKGSNTRARDTLEVAHAAGQALEQIASSFTQINERNLVIASAAEQQAHVAREVDANLANIRDLASQTAAGATQTSAASQELSRLAVSLNGLVLRFTV; translated from the coding sequence ATGCTCAGAAACATTAGTATCGCGTGGCGTGCATCCATTGGCCTGGGTCTGGTGACTGCGTTAACCGCAGCGCTGGGGATATTTGCGCTGTATCAGTTAGAGGATATGCGTGAAAGTACACGGCAAATCAGTGACGACTGGTTACCCGGGGTCATGGTCTTGAGTCATGGCGCACAGAATATTCAGCGTATCCGTGCCCTGACACTGCGCATCATGATCAACCGAGACCCACAGAGCCTGGAGCAAAACTACAGCAAGATCGATTCGCTCAAGGCCGAAACTCGAACAGCGATGGCGCAGTACGAAAAAACCATCCTCATCGAAGAAGACCGAGTGATGTACCAGAGCTTCAAGACCGCCGAAGCCGGCTACATGTCACTTCAGGGCAAGGTGATCGAGTTGTCGCGCAAGGATCAACTCGACGAAGCCCGGAACCTTATCAACGGTGAGATGAACCAGCGTGCGGATGTGCTGAGCAAGGCACTCGCCGACCTGATCGAGCTAAACAACCGTGGCGCCAATGCCGCTGCCGCCAACAGCGTTGAGGTTTTCAACAGTGCCCGTAGTGGTGTTATCGGTGCGTTGTTACTCGTTGCACTGGCGTCATGCGCGGTGGCAATCGGTTTGATTCGCAGCATCGTCCTGCCGCTGCGTCAGTCGGTTCAACTGGCCGAGACGGTGGCAACCGGCAACCTCACTACGCGCATCGTGGTAGTTGGCAAAGATGAGCCTGCGCAATTGATAGGCGCACTGGCCACGATGCAGGCCAATCTGCGCGACACCATCACGTCCATTGCTGAATCGTCCAATCAGCTGGCGTCGGCGGCCGAAGAGTTGAGTGCCGTTAACGAAGATGCATGCCGTGGGCTTCATCAGCAGAATGGCGAAATCGAGCAGGCGGCCACAGCGGTCAATGAAATGACCAGTGCCGCAGAAGATGTTGCCCGCAACGCAAGCTCTACAGCCGATGTCACACGAACGTCCGACCTGACGGCGCAGCAAGGCCGCCAGCAAGTCTTGCGAACGGTCGACGCCATTGCCGAGCTTGCCGGTGGCGTCACTACAACGGCCAGTGAGGTAGAAAATCTGGCCGGCCGGGTACGCGACATCAGCCAGGTCGTCGATGTCATTCGCTCGGTTGCCGAGCAGACCAATCTGCTGGCACTCAACGCTGCCATTGAAGCGGCCCGGGCAGGCGAGGCAGGCCGCGGCTTTGCCGTGGTCGCCGATGAGGTACGCAGCCTTGCACACCGGACCCAGCGCTCGACCCAGGAAATCGAGGACCTGGTCAAGGCCATCGAAGGCGGTACGGAATTGGCCGTCAATGCGATGAAAGGAAGCAATACCCGCGCGCGCGACACACTGGAGGTGGCCCACGCCGCCGGGCAGGCCCTTGAGCAGATTGCCTCCTCGTTCACACAGATCAATGAACGCAACCTGGTGATTGCCAGTGCTGCCGAACAGCAAGCGCACGTCGCCCGGGAAGTGGATGCCAACCTCGCCAACATCCGCGACCTGGCTTCGCAGACCGCCGCCGGCGCGACACAAACCAGCGCTGCCAGCCAGGAGCTGTCGCGCCTGGCCGTTTCGCTTAACGGTCTCGTGTTGAGGTTTACGGTTTAA
- a CDS encoding DUF4377 domain-containing protein, protein MQKMILVVAATLLAVGCSTHETIDPKPVQPTTKTAYLEIAPETRTCTGVGVFQCLQVREVTYDAQGVKAPSNEDWHNFYGGIEGYEHNTAERVVLKVKMIEVLNPPADASSVRYVLEEYIERN, encoded by the coding sequence ATGCAAAAAATGATACTGGTCGTCGCTGCAACGCTGCTGGCCGTCGGTTGTTCCACGCACGAAACGATCGACCCGAAGCCCGTCCAGCCAACGACTAAAACGGCGTACCTTGAGATTGCCCCCGAAACGCGGACGTGTACCGGTGTGGGGGTTTTCCAGTGCCTGCAGGTGCGCGAAGTGACCTACGATGCTCAAGGCGTGAAAGCACCCTCGAACGAAGACTGGCATAACTTTTATGGCGGTATCGAAGGTTACGAGCACAACACCGCTGAACGCGTGGTGTTGAAGGTGAAGATGATTGAAGTTCTCAACCCTCCGGCTGACGCGTCCAGCGTCCGCTATGTCTTGGAGGAGTACATCGAAAGGAACTGA
- a CDS encoding GNAT family N-acetyltransferase, whose product MTAAQQFVSVRPLAPSDFQQWSAYWDQYQAFYKVALSQDTTELTWARFFDPTEPVHCAVATDGERLLGFVHFVFHRSTWGRNDFCYLEDLYVCPSARGKKVGKRLIEFVQGQAQEKHCDRLYWHTQETNQTAQRLYDWIAEKPGVIEYRMALPAKD is encoded by the coding sequence ATGACAGCCGCACAGCAATTCGTTTCCGTTCGCCCGTTGGCGCCGAGTGATTTTCAACAATGGTCTGCTTACTGGGACCAGTATCAGGCGTTCTACAAGGTGGCGCTGAGCCAGGACACCACTGAGCTGACCTGGGCGCGTTTCTTCGACCCGACGGAGCCCGTGCACTGCGCCGTAGCCACGGACGGTGAACGGCTCCTGGGCTTCGTCCATTTTGTTTTCCATCGCTCGACCTGGGGGCGTAATGACTTCTGTTACCTGGAGGACCTGTACGTCTGCCCAAGTGCCCGGGGGAAAAAGGTCGGCAAACGATTGATCGAGTTTGTTCAGGGCCAGGCGCAGGAGAAACACTGCGATCGGCTCTACTGGCATACCCAGGAGACGAACCAGACCGCACAGCGACTGTACGACTGGATAGCCGAGAAGCCGGGGGTGATCGAATACCGGATGGCGCTGCCTGCTAAGGACTGA
- a CDS encoding TauD/TfdA dioxygenase family protein: MPSSFTLQPLGPSLGAEVLDLNPASLVLPETLAALEAALFKHEAIVLHVPELSPEQHLAIAQYFGEPEVHTFYPNLGEGFEQITVIDSKLGDRADMWHHDESFLPSPPIVTMTHARILPPCGGDTCWISMTSAYDALSERMKHYLEGLSAWHDMNGPMTAALRQNVVTHERYVEVIKANRRHLHPLVIRHPVTGRKALYLSPTYTTHIDGLASPEGDAILAFLHAHCQHVQFGLRHRWRVGDMVLWDNRSVLHNAILDYQPHQRRMQRTSVFARGSFCG, translated from the coding sequence ATGCCTTCATCTTTCACCCTCCAGCCCCTTGGCCCAAGCCTGGGCGCCGAAGTGCTTGATCTGAATCCGGCTTCATTGGTTTTGCCAGAAACATTGGCAGCGCTTGAGGCGGCACTGTTCAAACATGAAGCCATCGTGTTGCACGTCCCAGAATTAAGCCCCGAACAACATTTGGCGATTGCACAGTATTTCGGTGAGCCAGAAGTACATACCTTCTATCCCAACCTGGGCGAGGGCTTTGAACAAATCACTGTGATCGACTCCAAGCTGGGCGATCGAGCGGATATGTGGCACCACGACGAGAGTTTTCTACCCAGCCCGCCGATTGTCACCATGACTCACGCCCGCATCCTGCCGCCATGTGGCGGCGACACCTGCTGGATCAGCATGACCAGCGCCTACGATGCGCTGTCCGAGCGCATGAAGCACTACCTCGAAGGCCTCAGCGCCTGGCACGACATGAACGGACCCATGACGGCAGCGCTACGCCAGAACGTCGTCACGCACGAGCGCTATGTCGAGGTCATCAAGGCCAACCGGCGGCACCTGCATCCGCTGGTCATTCGGCACCCGGTGACCGGTCGCAAGGCGCTGTATCTGAGCCCGACCTACACCACCCATATCGACGGCCTGGCCAGCCCCGAGGGCGATGCCATCCTTGCCTTCCTGCATGCGCATTGCCAACACGTTCAATTTGGCTTGCGCCACCGCTGGCGAGTCGGTGACATGGTGCTCTGGGACAACCGTAGCGTTCTGCACAACGCCATCCTGGACTATCAACCGCACCAACGGCGCATGCAGCGCACCTCGGTCTTCGCTCGCGGGTCTTTTTGCGGGTAA